The genomic interval CTCCTACTTCGTGGAGTGGATCCCCAACAACGTCAAGACGGCCGTGTGCGACATCCCGCCGCGCGGCCTCAAGATGGCCGTCACCTTCATCGGCAACTCCACCGCCATCCAGGAGCTCTTCAAGCGCATCTCGGAGCAGTTCACCGCCATGTTCCGGCGCAAGGCCTTCCTGCACTGGTACACGGGCGAGGGCATGGACGAGATGGAGTTCACCGAGGCCGAGAGCAACATGAACGACCTCGTCTCCGAGTACCAGCAGTACCAGGACGCCACggccgaggaggaggaggatttcGGCGAGGAGGCCGAAGAGGAGGCCTGAGGGTTGTTGGGTTTACCTTCCCCCCCTTTCCGTTCCTGGTGTGCTGTCCCAGGGCGGCGCCTTCGGCGTCGTTCGTCCTTCGTCATCGTCATCGGTGGCATCGGCAGCGGAGCCTCCACACAGCCttcatcatcgtcatcgtcatcCTGGAAGAGTCCCCAGCCTTCATCATTGAAGAGTCTCCAGTCTTCGTCATCATGAAGAGTCCCCCagccatcatcatcatcatcgcCGTCAAGTTCCTGGTTTCGATATCCGGACTTTCCAACTTTGGTCGTCTTCATCCATGAAGGGTCTCCAGTCTTCATCACCTCTGAAGAGTCTCCAGTTTTCGGTGTTGTTCTCAaccttcatcatcatcatcatcaagtTCCCCGGCCTTCATCATCCTTGAAGAGTTTTCAGTCTTGATCATGGTCAGAGCTCCCA from Ficedula albicollis isolate OC2 unplaced genomic scaffold, FicAlb1.5 N02705, whole genome shotgun sequence carries:
- the LOC107604528 gene encoding uncharacterized protein LOC107604528, translating into MTRMMKVKGFLKDDEGQRLFHDDDDDGWGTLHDDEDWRLFNDEGWGLFQDDDDDDEGCVEAPLPMPPMTMTKDERRRRRRPGTAHQERKGGEGKPNNPQASSSASSPKSSSSSAVASWYCWYSETRSFMLLSASVNSISSMPSPVYQCRKALRRNMAVNCSEMRLKSSWMAVELPMKVTAILRPRGGMSHTAVLTLLGIHSTK